DNA from Kitasatospora herbaricolor:
CGAACCTGGCCCTGGTGACCTTCTCCCGGCTGCACGGCAACCTGGACGGCCAGATCATCGCGTTCTTCACCATGGTGGTCGCGGCGGCCGAGGTCGTCGTCGGCCTCGCCATCATCGTGTCCATCTTCCGGACCAGGCACTCGGCTTCGGTCGATGACAGCAACCTGATGAAGCTGTAGGCGGAGGGCCCACGGTGAACTCTCTCATTCCGCTGCTCGTGGCGGCTCCGCTGGCGGGCGCCGCCCTGCTGCTGCTCGGCGGGCGCCGGCTCGACCGCTTCGGCCACTGGCTGGGCACGGCCTTCGCCGCGCTCTCCTTCGGCTTCGGCCTGGCGCTCTTCGTGTCCATGCTGGGCCGAGCGACCGCCGAACGGCAGGTCGACGTCAACCTGTTCAGCTGGATCCCGGTGAACGGCTTCCAGGCCGACATGGGGTTCCAGCTCGACCAGCTCTCGATGACCTTCGTCCTGCTGATCACCGGCGTCGGCACCCTGATCCACCTGTACTCGGTGGGCTACATGGCGCACGACGAGCGCCGGCGCCGGTTCTTCGCCTACCTGAACCTCTTCCTGGCGGCGATGCTGCTGCTGGTGCTGGCGGACAACTACCTGCTGCTGTACGTCGGCTGGGAGGGCGTGGGCCTCGCCTCGTACCTGCTGATCGGCTTCTGGCAGCACAAGCCCAGTGCCGCGACGGCCGCCAAGAAGGCCTTCCTGGTCAACCGGGTCGGCGACATGGGCCTGTCGATCGCGATCATGCTGATGTTCGTGGAGTTCGGCAGCTTCGCCTTCGGCCCGCTGCTCGGCTCGGAGGGCACGGCCGGCGCGGTCGGCCAGGCGAGCGAGGGCAAGCTGACCGCGATCGGGCTGATGCTGCTGCTCGCCGCCTGCGGCAAGTCGGCCCAGGTGCCGCTGCAGTCCTGGCTCGGGGACGCGATGGAGGGCCCGACCCCGGTCTCGGCCCTGATCCACGCGGCCACCATGGTCACCGCCGGCGTCTACCTGATCACCCGGTCCGCCTCGATCTTCAACCTGGCGCCGGACGCCCAGACCGTGGTGGTGGTGGTCGGCGCGGTCACGCTGATCTTCGGTGCGATCGTCGGTTGCGCCAAGGACGACATCAAGAAGGCGCTGGCCGGCTCGACCATGTCGCAGATCGGCTACATGATCCTGGCGGCGGGCCTGGGCCCGATCGGCTACGTCTACGCGATCATGCACCTGGTCACCCACGGCTTCTTCAAGGCCGGGCTCTTCCTCGGCGCCGGATCGGTCATGCACGGCATGAACGACGAGGTGAACATGCGGCACTTCGGCGGCCTGCGCAAGTACATGCCGGTCACCTTCGTCACCTTCGGCCTCGGCTACCTGGCGATCATCGGGTTCCCCGGCCTGTCCGGCTTCTTCTCCAAGGACAAGATCATCGAGGCGGCCTTCGCCAAGGGCGGCACCGAGGGCTGGATCCTCGGCGGCGTCACGCTGCTCGGCGCCGCGATCACCGCGTTCTACATGACCCGGGTGATGCTCCTGACCTTCTTCGGCGAGAAGCGCTGGCAGCCGGACGCCGAGGGCCACGAGCCGCACCCGCACGAGTCGCCGAAGAGCATGACCGCTCCGATGATCGTGCTGGCCTTCGGGTCGGTCTTCGCCGGCGGCCTGTTCACCCTGAACAGCTCCTTCCTGCACTGGCTGGAGCCGGTCACCGGCCACGCGGAGGGCGACTCCCCGCTGTCCCCGCTGACCGTCACGCTGATCACCACGCTCTGCATGGTGGCCGGCGTCGCGCTCTCCTACCTGATGTACGGGCGCTCGCCGGTGCCGGTCGTCCCGCCGGTCGGCTCGGCCCTCACCCGCGCCGCTCGCCGCGACCTGCTCCAGGACGACTTCAACCACGCCGTCCTGGTCCGCCCCGGCTCGGCGCTCGCGGCGGCCCTCGTCTACTTCGACAGCAGGGGCCTGGACGGCTTCGTGAACGGCCTGGCCGCCACCATCGGCGGCGTCTCCAGCCGCCTGCGCCGGATCCAGAACGGCTACGTCCGCTCGTACGCGCTCTCCATGTTCGGCGGCACGCTGGTGCTGGTCGCCACCACTCTCCTGATGAGGTCGGTCTGATGGTCGTGACTCGCCCCTACCCCACACGTCAGGAGGTCCGGCCATGAGCTACCTGCTGACCGCCACCTGCGCCGTCCCGGCGGCCGGCGCGGTGCTCACCGCCGCGCTGCCCGCGGGGACGGACGACGGCCGCCGGCGCGTCACCAAGATCGTCGCGCTGGTGGTCTCGCTGGCCACGCTGGCCCTGGCCGCCCTCGTCGCGGTGCGCTTCGAGCCGGGCGGCGCCCGGTACCAGCTCACCGAGTCGTACAGCTGGATCCGGTCCTTCGGCATCACCTTCTCGCTCGGCGCCGACGGCATCGGCACCGTGCTGGTGCTGCTCACCGCGGTGCTCGTGCCGGTGGTGCTGCTCGCCTCCTGGCACGACGCCGACCCGGAGCGCGGCGCGGACGGCACGGCCGACCCCGACACCTTCGAGGGACGCCGCCGCACCCAGGCCTTCTTCGCGCTGATCCTGGCCGTCGAGGCGATGGTCCTGGTGTCCTTCCTGGCCACCGACGTCTTCGTGTTCTACGTCTTCTTCGAAGCCATGCTGATCCCGATGTACTTCCTGATCGGCGGCTTCGGCGACCGGGCGGGCGGCCCCGAGTCGGCCCGTCAGCGCAGCTACGCGGCGGTGAAGTTCCTGCTCTACAACCTGCTCGGCGGGCTGGTCATGCTGGCCGCGGTGATCGGGCTGTACGTGATCGCGCAGGACCAGGGCTTCGCCACCTTCGACCTGCCGACCCTCACCGGCGCCGTCGCCGACGGCAAGCTGGTGGTCAACCCCACCGCCGAGAAGGCGCTCTTCCTGGGCTTCTTCTTCGCCTTCGCGGTGAAGGCCCCGCTGTGGCCGCTGCACACCTGGCTGCCCAACGCGATGGGGGAGTCGACCGCCGGAACGGCCGTGCTGATCACCGCCGTCGTCGACAAGGTCGGCACCTTCGCGATGCTCCGCTTCTGCCTCGGTCTCTTCCCGGACGCCTCGAAGACCTTCGCCCCGGCGATCCTGGTCCTCGCGCTGATCGGGATCATGTACGGCGCGCTGCTGGCCGTCGGCCAGAAGGACATCAAGCGGCTGATCGCCTACGCGTCCATCTCGCACTTCGGCTTCATCATCATGGGCATCTTCGCGATGACCAGCCAGGGGCAGAGCGGCGCGACCCTCTACATGGTCAACCACGGCATCTCCACCGCCGCGCTGATGCTGGTCGCCGGCTTCCTGATCTCCCGGCGCGGCTCGCGGCTGATCGCCGACTACGGCGGCGTGCAGAAGGTCGCCCCGGTGCTGGCCGGCTCCTTCCTGATCGGCGGCCTGGCGACGCTGTCGCTGCCGGGCCTGGCGCCCTTCGTGAGCGAGTTCCTGGTCCTGGTCGGTACGTTCACCCGGTACCCGGTGATCGGCATCATCGCCACCTTCGGCATCGTGCTGGCCGCGCTGTACGTCCTGGTGCTCTACCAGCGCACCATGACCGGCCCGGTGAAGGACTCCGTGCGCGGCATGCACGACCTCAAGGTGCGCGAACTGGCCGTGGTGGCGCCGCTGGTGGCGCTCACCATCCTGCTGGGCGTCTACCCGAAGCCGCTCACCGACATCGTCAACCCGGCGGTGGACGCCACCCTCTCCCAGGTCCACGAGACCGACCCGGCGCCGGCCCACCCGGTGGCCGCCACCCCAGGAGGTGAGCAGAAGTGATGAGTCATTGGCTCGCCGCCGCCGGCGGCAACAGCGCGAGCATCCCCGCGCCGCACGTGGAGTACGGGCAGCTCTCCCCGATGCTGGTGGTCTTCGGCGCCGCCGTCGCCGGGATCCTCGCCGAGGCCTTCCTGCCCCGGCGGGCCCGGTACTGGGCGCAGGTCACCATCGCCCTGCTCGGCCTGGCCGGCGCCTTCACCGCGGTGATCGTGCTCGCCTCGCAGGGCTACGGCAGCACCAAGGTCGACCTGCTGGCGATGGGCGCGGTCGCGCTGGACGGGCCCGCGCTGTTCCTGCAGGGCGTGATCCTGCTGGTCGCGGTGGTCGCGGTGCTCACCTACGCGGAGCGCAGGCTGGAGCCCAGGGCGGGCGGCGTCCCGGTGGACGCCTTCGTCGCGCAGGCCGCGGCCACCCCCGGCGGCGAGCAGGAGCGCGCCGCCGTCCGGGCCGGTTTCGCCAGCACCGAGGTCTTCCCGCTCACCCTGTTCGCGGTCGGCGGCATGCTGCTGTTCCCGGCCGCCAACGACCTGCTGACCATGTTCGTGGCGCTGGAGGTCTTCTCCCTCCCGCTGTACCTGCTCTGTGCGCTGGCCCGGCGCCGCCGGCTGCTCTCCCAGGAGGCGGCCGTCAAGTACTTCCTGCTGGGCGCGTTCGCCTCGGCGTTCTTCCTGTTCGGCACCGCCCTGCTGTACGGCTACGCGGGCAGTGTCCGGCTCGGCGACATCGCCGACGTCATCTCGGGCGAGGCGCCGGCCACCCAGGCGCTGCTCAGCACCACGCAGAACGACGCGCTGCTGCTGATCGGCCTGGCGCTGCTCTCGGTCGGCCTGCTGTTCAAGGTCGGCGCGGTGCCGTTCCACTCCTGGACCCCGGACGTCTACCAGGGCGCCCCGACGCCGGTCACCGGCTTCATGGCGGCGGCGACCAAGGTGGCCGCCTTCGGCGCGCTGATGCGGCTGTTCTACGTGGCCTTCCCCGGCCTGCGCTGGGACTGGCGGCCGGTGATGTGGGGCGTCGCGATCCTCACCATGGTGGTCGGCGCGGTGCTGGCCGTCACCCAGCAGGACGTGAAGCGGCTGCTCGCCTACTCCTCGATCGCGCACGCCGGCTTCATCCTCACCGGCGTGATCGCCACCAACAAGCAGGGCCTGGGCGCGGTGCTCTTCTACCTGCTGGCGTACTCCTTCGTGACGCTCGGCGCCTTCGCGGTCGTCACGCTGGTGCGCGACTCGCGGGGCGAGGCCACCCACCTCTCCAGCTGGGCCGGCCTCGGGCGGCGTTCGCCGCTGCTGGCGGCGGTCTTCGCGCTGTTCCTGCTGGCCTTCGCCGGAATCCCGCTCACCTCGGGCTTCACCGGGAAGTTCGCGGTCTTCCAGGCCGCGGCGGCGGGCGGCGCCACGCCGCTGGTCATCGTCGGCGTGCTGAGCTCCGCGGTGGCGGCGTTCTTCTACATCAGGGTGATCGTGCTGATGTTCTTCTCCGACCCGCAGCCGGGCGGCCCGACCGTGGCCGTGCCCAGCGCGTTCACGGCGACCGCCATCGGCGTCGGCGTCCTGGTCACCCTGGGCCTGGGGCTGCTCCCGCAGTACTTCCTGGACCTCGCGTCGAAGGTCTCGCCGTTCGTCAGGTAGCGGCTTCGCCGCCGGGGTCCGGTCCGCGCCGACCGGCGCGGACCGGGACCCCTCGCTCTTCCCGCCCGTGCCGTCCGGCCCGGGCCCGGTCGGCCCGACCATGACAGACCCGCACGCCCGTGCAGTGATCCACTCGTGACCGGATACCCTGCCTGTATGGCCAGCGGCGGCACTCAGGGACCAGGCCGCTAGATCGACCAGGGACAGGAGTGGTCTTCGTGACCGTCGTGGGAC
Protein-coding regions in this window:
- the nuoK gene encoding NADH-quinone oxidoreductase subunit NuoK, translating into MNPVNYLYLAGLLFTIGASGVLIRRNAIVLFMCVELMLNASNLALVTFSRLHGNLDGQIIAFFTMVVAAAEVVVGLAIIVSIFRTRHSASVDDSNLMKL
- the nuoL gene encoding NADH-quinone oxidoreductase subunit L, coding for MNSLIPLLVAAPLAGAALLLLGGRRLDRFGHWLGTAFAALSFGFGLALFVSMLGRATAERQVDVNLFSWIPVNGFQADMGFQLDQLSMTFVLLITGVGTLIHLYSVGYMAHDERRRRFFAYLNLFLAAMLLLVLADNYLLLYVGWEGVGLASYLLIGFWQHKPSAATAAKKAFLVNRVGDMGLSIAIMLMFVEFGSFAFGPLLGSEGTAGAVGQASEGKLTAIGLMLLLAACGKSAQVPLQSWLGDAMEGPTPVSALIHAATMVTAGVYLITRSASIFNLAPDAQTVVVVVGAVTLIFGAIVGCAKDDIKKALAGSTMSQIGYMILAAGLGPIGYVYAIMHLVTHGFFKAGLFLGAGSVMHGMNDEVNMRHFGGLRKYMPVTFVTFGLGYLAIIGFPGLSGFFSKDKIIEAAFAKGGTEGWILGGVTLLGAAITAFYMTRVMLLTFFGEKRWQPDAEGHEPHPHESPKSMTAPMIVLAFGSVFAGGLFTLNSSFLHWLEPVTGHAEGDSPLSPLTVTLITTLCMVAGVALSYLMYGRSPVPVVPPVGSALTRAARRDLLQDDFNHAVLVRPGSALAAALVYFDSRGLDGFVNGLAATIGGVSSRLRRIQNGYVRSYALSMFGGTLVLVATTLLMRSV
- a CDS encoding NADH-quinone oxidoreductase subunit M, with product MSYLLTATCAVPAAGAVLTAALPAGTDDGRRRVTKIVALVVSLATLALAALVAVRFEPGGARYQLTESYSWIRSFGITFSLGADGIGTVLVLLTAVLVPVVLLASWHDADPERGADGTADPDTFEGRRRTQAFFALILAVEAMVLVSFLATDVFVFYVFFEAMLIPMYFLIGGFGDRAGGPESARQRSYAAVKFLLYNLLGGLVMLAAVIGLYVIAQDQGFATFDLPTLTGAVADGKLVVNPTAEKALFLGFFFAFAVKAPLWPLHTWLPNAMGESTAGTAVLITAVVDKVGTFAMLRFCLGLFPDASKTFAPAILVLALIGIMYGALLAVGQKDIKRLIAYASISHFGFIIMGIFAMTSQGQSGATLYMVNHGISTAALMLVAGFLISRRGSRLIADYGGVQKVAPVLAGSFLIGGLATLSLPGLAPFVSEFLVLVGTFTRYPVIGIIATFGIVLAALYVLVLYQRTMTGPVKDSVRGMHDLKVRELAVVAPLVALTILLGVYPKPLTDIVNPAVDATLSQVHETDPAPAHPVAATPGGEQK
- the nuoN gene encoding NADH-quinone oxidoreductase subunit NuoN → MSHWLAAAGGNSASIPAPHVEYGQLSPMLVVFGAAVAGILAEAFLPRRARYWAQVTIALLGLAGAFTAVIVLASQGYGSTKVDLLAMGAVALDGPALFLQGVILLVAVVAVLTYAERRLEPRAGGVPVDAFVAQAAATPGGEQERAAVRAGFASTEVFPLTLFAVGGMLLFPAANDLLTMFVALEVFSLPLYLLCALARRRRLLSQEAAVKYFLLGAFASAFFLFGTALLYGYAGSVRLGDIADVISGEAPATQALLSTTQNDALLLIGLALLSVGLLFKVGAVPFHSWTPDVYQGAPTPVTGFMAAATKVAAFGALMRLFYVAFPGLRWDWRPVMWGVAILTMVVGAVLAVTQQDVKRLLAYSSIAHAGFILTGVIATNKQGLGAVLFYLLAYSFVTLGAFAVVTLVRDSRGEATHLSSWAGLGRRSPLLAAVFALFLLAFAGIPLTSGFTGKFAVFQAAAAGGATPLVIVGVLSSAVAAFFYIRVIVLMFFSDPQPGGPTVAVPSAFTATAIGVGVLVTLGLGLLPQYFLDLASKVSPFVR